A single region of the Streptomyces sp. AM 4-1-1 genome encodes:
- a CDS encoding sulfurtransferase: MKPIISASECASESAGPRPPVLLDIRYRLGGPHGRPEYDAGHIPGAVFLDLEAELAGPAGAGGRHPLPDPESFGAVMRRAGVSQDTPVVVYDGGQGWAAARCWWMLRWTGHQDVRVLDGGLAAWTGELSTEPPRPAEGDFVPVPGAVPLLDADGAAALARSGLLLDARAAERYRGEVEPIDRVAGHIPGAVSAPTSENVEEDGRLRPEEALADRFKGLGAGDGREVGVYCGSGVSAAHEVLALAVAGIPAALYAGSWSEWSADASRPVATGPDPS, translated from the coding sequence ATGAAACCCATCATTTCCGCATCCGAGTGCGCGAGCGAGTCGGCCGGGCCACGTCCGCCGGTGCTCCTGGACATCCGCTACCGGCTGGGCGGCCCGCACGGCCGACCCGAGTACGACGCCGGACACATCCCCGGCGCGGTCTTCCTCGACCTGGAGGCCGAACTGGCAGGCCCGGCGGGCGCCGGTGGCCGGCACCCGCTGCCCGACCCCGAATCCTTCGGAGCGGTGATGCGCCGGGCCGGGGTCTCCCAGGACACGCCGGTCGTCGTCTACGACGGGGGACAGGGCTGGGCGGCGGCCCGGTGCTGGTGGATGCTCCGCTGGACCGGTCACCAGGACGTCCGGGTGCTGGACGGCGGTCTCGCGGCCTGGACGGGGGAGCTGTCGACCGAGCCACCGCGCCCGGCCGAGGGCGACTTCGTGCCCGTGCCCGGAGCCGTCCCCCTGCTGGACGCGGACGGCGCCGCCGCGCTGGCCCGCTCGGGGCTGCTGCTCGACGCGCGGGCGGCGGAGCGGTACCGGGGCGAGGTGGAGCCGATCGACCGGGTGGCCGGACACATCCCGGGCGCGGTCTCGGCGCCGACCTCGGAGAACGTGGAGGAGGACGGCCGTCTGCGCCCCGAGGAGGCGCTGGCCGACCGTTTCAAGGGGCTCGGCGCGGGCGACGGCCGTGAGGTCGGTGTGTACTGCGGCTCCGGTGTCTCCGCCGCGCACGAAGTGCTCGCGCTGGCCGTCGCCGGTATTCCGGCCGCCCTGTACGCGGGTTCCTGGTCGGAGTGGTCGGCCGACGCGTCCCGCCCGGTCGCCACCGGCCCCGACCCGAGCTGA
- the sepH gene encoding septation protein SepH: MPELRVVAVSNDGTRLVLKAADSTEYTLPIDERLRAAVRNDRARLGQIEIEVESHLRPRDIQARIRAGASAEEVAQFAGIPVDRVRRFEGPVLAERAFMAERARKTPVRRPGENTGPQLGEAVQERLLLRGADRETVLWDSWRRDDGTWEVLLVYRVAGEPHSASWTYDAPRRLVQAVDDEARSLIGETDDVAAPEPSFPFVPRIARLPRDRPLDRALDRQMERPAPPAPEPEEYIGGVSANERDSLTSLLEAVPSFRGDMVVPERPAPPEPPTDEPGVLEPEAEEPPAASAGAGSAYADVLMPRAVAGHRDRLTGTTDRQAEADGVRPGRRAAVPSWDEIVFGTRRKKQD, encoded by the coding sequence ATGCCCGAACTGCGTGTCGTGGCCGTCTCCAACGACGGCACACGACTGGTGCTCAAGGCTGCGGACAGCACGGAGTACACGCTTCCGATCGACGAGCGGCTGCGCGCCGCCGTGCGCAACGACCGCGCGCGGCTCGGCCAGATCGAGATCGAAGTGGAGAGTCACCTCCGCCCCCGCGACATCCAGGCACGGATACGTGCCGGTGCCTCCGCGGAGGAGGTCGCTCAGTTCGCCGGGATTCCGGTCGACCGTGTACGCCGCTTCGAGGGCCCTGTGCTCGCGGAGCGCGCCTTCATGGCCGAGCGGGCCCGGAAGACTCCCGTGCGCCGTCCCGGCGAGAACACCGGACCCCAGCTCGGCGAGGCGGTGCAGGAGAGACTCCTGCTGCGCGGCGCCGACAGGGAAACCGTTCTGTGGGACTCCTGGCGCCGCGACGACGGCACCTGGGAAGTCCTGCTCGTCTACCGGGTGGCGGGCGAACCGCACTCGGCGAGCTGGACCTACGACGCGCCGCGCCGGCTGGTCCAGGCCGTGGACGACGAGGCCCGCTCGCTGATCGGCGAGACCGACGACGTCGCCGCGCCCGAGCCGAGCTTCCCGTTCGTGCCGAGGATCGCCCGGCTGCCGCGCGACCGGCCGCTCGACCGCGCCCTGGACCGGCAGATGGAGCGTCCGGCGCCGCCCGCTCCCGAACCGGAGGAGTACATCGGCGGGGTCTCGGCCAACGAACGCGATTCGCTGACCAGTCTGTTGGAGGCGGTGCCGAGCTTCCGGGGCGACATGGTCGTCCCGGAGCGGCCCGCACCGCCCGAACCGCCGACGGACGAGCCCGGCGTGCTGGAGCCGGAGGCCGAGGAGCCGCCCGCCGCCTCCGCGGGCGCGGGGTCCGCCTACGCGGACGTGCTGATGCCCCGGGCGGTCGCCGGTCATCGCGACCGGCTGACCGGGACTACGGACCGTCAGGCCGAGGCGGACGGGGTCCGTCCCGGTCGCCGGGCCGCGGTGCCGAGCTGGGACGAGATCGTCTTCGGCACCCGCCGGAAGAAGCAGGACTGA
- a CDS encoding D-arabinono-1,4-lactone oxidase produces MTDTYARPTTNTWRNWAGNVTARPVRTVTPASADELAEALRRASEDGLRVKPVGAGHSFTAAAATDGLLIRPGLLSGVREIDRTAMTVTVGAGTRLKHLNTALAGHGLSLTNMGDIMEQTVAGAVSTGTHGTGRDSASISAQIRALELVTADGRVLTCSEKENPDVFAAARLGLGALGVITSITFAVEPVFLLTAREEPMTFDKVTHEFDQLVTENEHFEFYWFPHTGNCNTKRNNRSEGPAAPPGRVSGWIDDELLSNGVFQVACSLGRAVPVTVPVLARLSSRALSARTYTDIPYKVFTSPRRVRFVEMEYALPREAAIEALREVRAMVERSPLRVGFPVEVRTAPADDIPLSTASDRESAYIAVHLYRGTPHRAYFTAVERIMTAHGGRPHWGKLHTRDAGQLAAVYPRFGEFTAVRDRLDPDRLFGNDYLRRVLGD; encoded by the coding sequence ATGACCGACACCTACGCACGGCCGACGACGAACACCTGGCGTAACTGGGCGGGGAACGTCACCGCCCGGCCGGTGAGAACCGTGACCCCCGCCTCGGCCGATGAGCTGGCCGAGGCGCTGCGCCGGGCGTCCGAGGACGGTCTGCGGGTGAAACCGGTCGGCGCGGGTCACTCGTTCACGGCCGCCGCCGCGACCGACGGCCTGCTGATACGTCCCGGGCTGCTGTCCGGCGTCCGGGAGATCGACCGCACCGCGATGACCGTCACCGTCGGGGCCGGTACCCGGCTGAAGCACCTGAACACCGCGCTCGCCGGGCACGGCCTCTCGCTCACCAACATGGGCGACATCATGGAACAGACCGTCGCCGGGGCCGTCTCCACCGGCACCCACGGGACCGGCCGGGACTCGGCGTCGATCTCCGCGCAGATCCGCGCCCTCGAACTGGTGACGGCGGACGGCAGGGTGCTGACGTGTTCCGAGAAGGAGAACCCGGACGTCTTCGCCGCCGCCCGGCTGGGTCTGGGCGCACTGGGCGTCATCACCTCGATCACCTTCGCCGTGGAGCCGGTCTTCCTGCTGACGGCCCGTGAGGAACCGATGACCTTCGACAAGGTCACCCATGAGTTCGATCAGCTCGTGACCGAGAACGAGCACTTCGAGTTCTACTGGTTCCCGCACACCGGCAACTGCAACACCAAGCGCAACAACCGCAGCGAGGGCCCGGCAGCGCCGCCCGGCCGGGTCAGCGGCTGGATCGACGACGAACTGCTCTCCAACGGCGTCTTCCAGGTGGCCTGCTCGCTCGGCCGGGCGGTCCCGGTGACCGTGCCGGTGCTGGCCAGGCTCTCCAGCCGGGCACTGTCCGCCCGTACGTACACCGACATCCCGTACAAGGTCTTCACCAGTCCCCGCCGGGTGCGCTTCGTGGAGATGGAGTACGCGCTGCCGCGGGAGGCAGCGATCGAGGCGTTGCGCGAGGTCAGAGCGATGGTCGAACGTTCGCCGCTGCGGGTGGGCTTCCCGGTGGAGGTCCGCACGGCGCCGGCCGACGACATCCCGCTCTCCACGGCGTCGGACCGCGAGAGCGCGTACATCGCCGTCCATCTGTACCGGGGCACCCCCCACCGGGCGTACTTCACCGCGGTCGAGCGCATCATGACCGCGCACGGCGGCCGTCCGCACTGGGGCAAGCTCCACACCCGCGACGCCGGGCAGCTCGCCGCGGTCTACCCGAGGTTCGGCGAGTTCACCGCCGTACGCGACCGGCTCGACCCGGACCGGCTGTTCGGCAACGACTATCTGCGCCGGGTGCTGGGCGACTGA
- a CDS encoding MFS transporter: MPSPYRAIFAAPGTKAFSAAGFFGRMPLSMMGIGVVTMVSQLTGRYGLAGALSATLAMAAAVFGPQISRLVDRHGQRRVLRPVTLVAVAAVAGLLICAQQRLPDWTLFVFAAGAGCVPSVGSMVRARWAEIYRTSSRRLHTAYSWESIVDEACFIFGPIISIGLSTTWFPEAGPLLAAGFLVLGVFWLTAQRATEPVPHPREQHTGGSALRSSGLQVLVVTFVATGAVFGAVDVVTVAFADERGHKALASVVLAVYALGSCLAGAVFGLLHLKGEPSVRWLVGVCAMAVSMIPLQLAGSLPFLAVALFAAGIAIAPTMVTTMALVEQHVPRTHLTEGMTWTSTGLAVGVALGSSAAGWVVDASGARAGYAVPAVAGALAAAVAFLGYRRLVPVPTGGRGEDDRHLRTADDEHLA, from the coding sequence TTGCCCAGTCCCTATCGCGCGATCTTCGCCGCCCCCGGCACCAAGGCGTTCTCGGCGGCCGGGTTCTTCGGCCGGATGCCCCTGTCCATGATGGGCATCGGCGTCGTCACCATGGTGTCGCAGCTGACCGGCCGTTACGGTCTCGCCGGCGCGCTCTCCGCGACGCTCGCCATGGCCGCCGCCGTGTTCGGCCCGCAGATCTCCCGGCTGGTGGACCGGCACGGGCAGCGCCGCGTCCTGCGTCCCGTGACGCTCGTCGCGGTGGCCGCGGTGGCCGGGCTGCTGATCTGCGCCCAGCAGCGACTGCCCGACTGGACCCTCTTCGTCTTCGCGGCCGGCGCGGGCTGCGTCCCCAGCGTCGGGTCGATGGTCCGGGCCCGCTGGGCGGAGATCTACCGGACGTCCTCGCGCCGGCTCCACACCGCGTACTCGTGGGAGTCGATCGTCGACGAGGCGTGCTTCATCTTCGGGCCGATCATCTCGATCGGTCTGTCCACGACCTGGTTCCCCGAGGCCGGCCCGCTGCTCGCCGCCGGGTTCCTGGTCCTCGGCGTCTTCTGGCTGACGGCCCAGCGCGCGACCGAGCCGGTGCCGCACCCGCGCGAGCAGCACACCGGCGGGTCCGCGCTCCGCTCCTCCGGCCTCCAGGTGCTGGTGGTCACGTTCGTGGCGACCGGGGCGGTCTTCGGGGCGGTCGACGTGGTCACGGTGGCCTTCGCCGACGAGCGCGGCCACAAGGCGCTGGCCAGCGTCGTCCTGGCGGTCTACGCGCTCGGTTCCTGTCTGGCCGGCGCGGTCTTCGGACTGCTGCACCTCAAGGGGGAGCCGTCCGTGAGGTGGCTGGTGGGAGTGTGCGCGATGGCCGTGAGTATGATCCCCCTCCAACTGGCCGGGAGCCTGCCGTTCCTGGCCGTGGCGCTCTTCGCCGCGGGTATCGCCATCGCACCGACGATGGTGACCACCATGGCCCTCGTCGAACAGCACGTACCGCGCACGCATCTGACCGAGGGCATGACCTGGACCAGTACCGGGCTCGCCGTCGGAGTGGCGCTCGGCTCGTCGGCCGCCGGCTGGGTCGTCGACGCGTCGGGGGCCAGGGCGGGGTACGCGGTGCCCGCCGTGGCGGGAGCGCTCGCGGCCGCGGTGGCGTTCCTGGGGTACCGCCGGCTTGTGCCGGTTCCTACGGGAGGGCGCGGGGAAGATGACCGACACCTACGCACGGCCGACGACGAACACCTGGCGTAA
- a CDS encoding ferrochelatase: MSDLRDPAPYDALLLLSFGGPEGPDDVVPFLANVTRGRGIPEERLREVGKHYFLFGGVSPINGQNRALLEALREDFADHGLDLPVYWGNRNWAPYLTDTLREMVRDGRRRVAVLATSAYASYSGCRQYRENLAESLAALEAEGLPAPRVDKLRHYFNHPGFVRPMVDGVLRSLADLPEDVRAGAHLAFTTHSIPTSAADTSGPGEDHGDGGAYVAEHLDVARVIVDAVRERTGVDHPWRLVYQSRSGAPHIPWLEPDICDHLETLHGQGVPAVVMVPVGFVSDHMEVLYDLDTEATARAAELGLPVRRSATVGADPRFAAAVRDLVQERAAAERGRPVDRCALGALGPSHDLCPVGCCPARAPKPAAAGADSPF, translated from the coding sequence ATGTCCGATCTGCGCGATCCCGCTCCCTACGACGCCCTGCTGCTGCTCTCCTTCGGCGGCCCCGAAGGCCCGGACGACGTGGTCCCGTTCCTGGCGAACGTGACCCGCGGCCGGGGAATCCCGGAGGAGCGGCTGAGGGAAGTCGGCAAGCACTACTTCCTGTTCGGCGGGGTCAGTCCGATCAACGGCCAGAACAGGGCCCTGCTGGAGGCGCTGCGCGAGGACTTCGCGGACCACGGGCTCGATCTGCCGGTCTACTGGGGCAACCGCAACTGGGCGCCGTACCTCACCGACACGCTCCGCGAGATGGTCCGGGACGGGCGTCGCCGCGTCGCCGTCCTCGCCACCAGCGCCTACGCCTCGTACTCCGGCTGCCGGCAGTACCGCGAGAACCTCGCCGAGTCACTGGCCGCCCTGGAGGCGGAGGGCCTGCCGGCGCCACGCGTCGACAAGCTCCGCCACTACTTCAACCACCCGGGCTTCGTCCGTCCCATGGTGGACGGCGTCCTCAGGTCCCTGGCCGACCTCCCCGAGGACGTACGCGCGGGGGCACACCTCGCGTTCACCACGCACTCCATCCCCACCTCGGCCGCCGACACCTCAGGTCCGGGTGAGGACCACGGCGACGGCGGCGCCTACGTCGCCGAGCACCTGGACGTGGCCCGGGTGATCGTCGACGCCGTGCGCGAGCGGACCGGCGTCGACCACCCGTGGCGGCTCGTGTACCAGTCGCGCAGCGGCGCCCCGCACATCCCCTGGCTGGAGCCCGACATCTGCGACCACCTGGAGACACTGCACGGCCAGGGCGTGCCCGCCGTGGTGATGGTCCCCGTCGGCTTCGTCTCCGACCACATGGAGGTGCTGTACGACCTCGACACCGAGGCCACCGCCAGGGCCGCCGAACTCGGACTGCCGGTGCGCCGCTCCGCCACCGTCGGGGCCGACCCGCGGTTCGCCGCGGCCGTCCGCGACCTGGTCCAGGAGCGCGCGGCGGCCGAACGGGGGCGCCCGGTGGACCGCTGCGCCCTCGGCGCGCTCGGCCCCTCCCACGACCTCTGCCCGGTCGGCTGCTGCCCCGCCCGCGCCCCGAAGCCCGCCGCCGCGGGCGCCGACAGCCCGTTCTGA
- a CDS encoding inositol monophosphatase family protein, with product MTDPTLSELLALALEAAHRAGALLRDGRPADLGVAATKSSPIDVVTEMDIAAEKLITDFLGERRPDDGFLGEEGAGSEGSSGIRWVIDPLDGTVNYLYGLPTWSVSIAAERDGERVVGVVEAPMRRETYHAVLGGGARLGDLTLRCRPAPPLDQALVATGFNYVTEVRTHQAAVARRLIPRLRDIRRGGSAAIDLCDVAAGRLDGYYERGLHPWDLAAGDLIAREAGARTGGRPGLPADGDLAVAAVPGVFEPLQAALEELGAWHD from the coding sequence GTGACCGACCCCACCCTGTCCGAACTGCTCGCCCTCGCCCTGGAGGCCGCCCACCGCGCCGGGGCGCTGCTGCGCGACGGCCGCCCCGCCGATCTGGGCGTCGCCGCGACCAAGTCCAGCCCGATCGACGTCGTCACCGAGATGGACATCGCCGCCGAGAAACTGATCACCGACTTCCTCGGCGAGCGGCGCCCGGACGACGGATTCCTCGGTGAGGAGGGCGCCGGCTCCGAGGGCAGCAGCGGCATCCGCTGGGTCATCGACCCGTTGGACGGCACGGTGAACTACCTCTACGGGCTGCCGACCTGGTCCGTCTCCATCGCCGCCGAACGCGACGGCGAGCGGGTGGTGGGGGTGGTGGAGGCCCCGATGCGCCGGGAGACGTACCACGCGGTACTCGGCGGCGGCGCCCGGCTGGGTGACCTGACGCTGCGCTGCCGTCCCGCGCCGCCGCTCGACCAGGCGCTGGTGGCGACCGGTTTCAACTACGTCACCGAGGTCCGTACGCACCAGGCGGCCGTGGCCCGGCGGCTGATCCCCCGGCTGCGGGACATCCGGCGCGGCGGATCGGCCGCGATCGACCTGTGCGACGTCGCGGCCGGCCGGCTGGACGGGTACTACGAGCGCGGACTGCACCCCTGGGACCTCGCGGCGGGCGATCTGATCGCCCGCGAGGCGGGTGCGCGCACCGGCGGCAGGCCGGGCCTGCCCGCCGACGGCGATCTGGCGGTGGCCGCCGTCCCGGGTGTCTTCGAACCGCTCCAGGCCGCCTTGGAGGAGCTGGGCGCCTGGCACGACTGA
- a CDS encoding response regulator transcription factor translates to MRVLVVEDEQLLADAVATGLRREAMAVDVVYDGAAALERIGVNDYDVVVLDRDLPLVHGDDVCRRIVELGMPTRVLMLTASGDVSDRVEGLELGADDYLPKPFAFTELIARVRALGRRTTVALPPVLARAGIKLDPNRREVFRGDQEIQLAPKEFAVLEVLMRSEGAVVSAEQLLEKAWDENTDPFTNVVRVTVMTLRRKLGEPPVIVTVPGSGYRI, encoded by the coding sequence GTGCGCGTACTCGTCGTCGAGGACGAGCAACTGCTCGCCGATGCGGTGGCCACCGGACTGCGCCGGGAGGCCATGGCCGTCGACGTCGTGTACGACGGCGCGGCGGCTCTGGAGCGCATCGGGGTCAATGACTACGACGTGGTGGTGCTGGACCGGGACCTTCCCCTGGTGCACGGCGACGACGTCTGCCGGAGGATCGTGGAGCTGGGCATGCCCACCCGGGTGCTCATGCTCACCGCGTCCGGGGACGTCAGCGACCGGGTGGAGGGTCTTGAGCTGGGCGCCGACGACTACCTCCCCAAGCCGTTCGCGTTCACCGAGCTGATCGCGCGGGTCCGGGCGCTGGGGCGGCGTACGACCGTCGCGCTGCCGCCCGTCCTGGCGCGGGCCGGCATCAAGCTCGACCCCAACCGCCGCGAGGTCTTCCGGGGCGATCAGGAGATCCAGCTCGCGCCGAAGGAGTTCGCGGTGCTGGAGGTCCTGATGCGCAGCGAGGGCGCGGTCGTCTCCGCCGAGCAGCTGCTGGAGAAGGCCTGGGACGAGAACACCGACCCGTTCACCAACGTCGTCCGGGTCACCGTCATGACCCTTCGGCGCAAACTCGGCGAGCCGCCGGTGATCGTCACCGTGCCCGGTTCCGGATACCGGATCTGA
- a CDS encoding HAMP domain-containing sensor histidine kinase: protein MSAAPSQTPPKPTWDPRDPGRPWLRPTIRIRLTLLYGGMFLIAGILLLSIIYMLAAQALHDAGGPDFQVSGTNIQITSDSCPQLGGALNNDQLNGGIKACTATMRQHALDDLLNRALFALVGLSVIAFAFGYAMAGRVLSPLGKITRTARRVAGTDLSRRIELDGPDDELKELSDTFDDMLDRLERAFTAQQRFVGNASHELRTPLAINRTLLEVHLSDPEAPPELQQLGRTLLATNERSEQLVEGLLLLARSDNQIVERKPVDLAEVATRAIDQAHAEAEARGVEILGDRAPAVVQGNGVLLERIALNLVQNAVRYNVPEGGWVVVTTESQPGQAVLIVSNTGPVVPAYEIDNLFEPFRRLRTERTGSDKGVGLGLSIARSVARAHGGRIFAEPREGGGLVMRVTLPL from the coding sequence GTGTCCGCCGCGCCCTCGCAGACGCCTCCCAAGCCCACCTGGGACCCCCGGGACCCGGGCCGTCCCTGGCTGCGTCCGACCATCCGGATACGCCTCACGCTGCTCTACGGCGGCATGTTCCTGATCGCGGGCATCCTGCTGCTCTCGATCATCTACATGCTGGCGGCCCAGGCCCTGCACGACGCCGGGGGCCCTGACTTCCAGGTGTCGGGCACGAACATCCAGATCACCAGCGACTCCTGTCCCCAGCTCGGCGGAGCGCTGAACAACGACCAGCTGAACGGCGGCATCAAGGCGTGCACGGCGACCATGCGCCAGCACGCCCTGGACGATCTGCTGAACCGGGCGCTGTTCGCGCTGGTCGGTCTCAGCGTGATCGCCTTCGCCTTCGGCTACGCGATGGCGGGCCGGGTGCTCTCGCCGCTCGGCAAGATCACCCGTACCGCCCGCCGGGTCGCCGGGACGGACCTGTCCCGGCGGATCGAGCTGGACGGCCCCGACGACGAGCTCAAGGAGCTGTCCGACACCTTCGACGACATGCTCGACCGGCTTGAGCGGGCCTTCACCGCACAGCAGCGGTTCGTCGGGAACGCCTCGCACGAACTGCGTACCCCCCTCGCGATCAACCGCACGCTGCTGGAGGTCCACCTCTCCGACCCCGAGGCCCCGCCCGAGCTCCAGCAGCTCGGCAGGACCCTGCTCGCCACCAACGAGCGCAGCGAACAGCTGGTCGAGGGGTTGCTGCTGCTCGCCCGCAGCGACAACCAGATCGTCGAGCGCAAACCGGTGGACCTCGCCGAGGTCGCCACCCGCGCCATCGACCAGGCGCACGCGGAGGCCGAGGCCAGGGGCGTGGAGATCCTGGGCGACCGGGCCCCGGCGGTCGTACAGGGCAACGGCGTCCTGCTGGAGCGGATCGCGCTGAACCTCGTACAGAACGCCGTGCGCTACAACGTCCCCGAGGGCGGCTGGGTGGTGGTCACCACCGAGTCGCAGCCGGGGCAGGCGGTGCTGATCGTCTCGAACACGGGCCCCGTGGTGCCCGCCTACGAGATCGACAACCTCTTCGAGCCCTTCAGGCGACTGCGTACCGAGCGGACGGGCAGCGACAAGGGGGTCGGGCTCGGTCTGTCGATCGCGCGTTCCGTGGCGCGGGCCCACGGGGGCCGGATCTTCGCGGAACCCCGCGAGGGCGGTGGTCTCGTGATGCGTGTCACCCTGCCCCTCTGA
- a CDS encoding DUF4193 domain-containing protein — protein MATDYDTPRKTDDDVDQDSLEELKARRSDKTASAVDVDEFDAAEGLELPGADLSNEELAVRVLPKQADEFTCMSCFLVHHRSQLAREKNGQPICRDCD, from the coding sequence ATGGCAACGGATTACGACACCCCACGCAAGACCGACGACGACGTCGATCAGGACAGCCTTGAAGAGCTCAAGGCTCGTCGGAGCGACAAGACGGCATCCGCCGTTGACGTCGACGAATTCGACGCGGCCGAAGGACTGGAGCTGCCCGGCGCGGACCTTTCCAACGAGGAACTGGCCGTCCGGGTCCTGCCCAAGCAGGCCGACGAGTTCACATGCATGAGCTGCTTCCTCGTGCACCACCGCAGTCAGCTGGCCCGCGAGAAGAACGGCCAGCCGATCTGCCGCGACTGCGACTGA
- a CDS encoding DUF3093 domain-containing protein, with protein MQPSAPPFDERLTAPRSWWLIAFLVGIACALMLLPLGTLPLLGGLVGGTAVTAVLVSAYGSVRIRVVAGSLVAGDARIPVSALGDAEVLDEEEARAWRSYKADTRAFMLLRSYIPTAVRVKVTDPADPTPYVYLSTREPQALVAALAAGGH; from the coding sequence ATGCAGCCTTCCGCGCCCCCCTTCGACGAACGTCTCACCGCGCCCCGCTCCTGGTGGCTCATCGCCTTCCTGGTCGGGATCGCCTGCGCCTTGATGCTGCTGCCGCTCGGCACGCTGCCGCTGCTCGGCGGACTGGTCGGCGGCACGGCCGTGACGGCGGTGCTGGTGAGCGCGTACGGATCGGTGCGCATCCGGGTGGTGGCGGGCTCCCTCGTCGCGGGCGACGCCCGCATCCCGGTCTCGGCGCTCGGTGACGCCGAGGTGCTGGACGAGGAGGAGGCGCGCGCCTGGCGTTCCTACAAGGCGGACACCCGGGCGTTCATGCTGCTGCGCAGCTACATCCCGACGGCCGTGCGGGTGAAGGTCACGGACCCGGCCGACCCGACGCCGTACGTCTATCTGTCGACCCGGGAGCCGCAGGCCCTGGTGGCGGCGCTGGCGGCCGGGGGCCACTGA
- a CDS encoding PaaI family thioesterase, whose product MSGTSTALTPPTDAVAPVRHPEAPAPGELLGSHYEHCFGCGGGQPHGLHLQARAGEGVRVTAEFTVQAAHQGAPGLAHGGVLASALDETLGSLNWLLRVIAVTGRLETDFVRPVPVDTVLHLDAEITAVHGRKIYSTATGRIGGPDGPVAVRADALFIEVKVDHFVDNGRPAEIRAAMADPDQVKRARAFEVNP is encoded by the coding sequence GTGAGTGGAACATCTACGGCTCTGACGCCCCCCACCGACGCGGTCGCGCCGGTACGTCATCCCGAAGCACCGGCGCCCGGGGAACTCCTCGGCTCGCATTACGAACACTGTTTCGGCTGCGGCGGGGGACAGCCGCACGGACTGCACCTCCAGGCCCGCGCGGGCGAGGGCGTGCGCGTCACCGCCGAGTTCACCGTGCAGGCCGCCCACCAGGGCGCCCCGGGGCTGGCGCACGGAGGAGTCCTGGCCAGCGCGCTGGACGAGACGCTGGGCTCGCTGAACTGGCTGCTGCGGGTGATCGCGGTGACCGGCCGGCTGGAGACCGACTTCGTCCGGCCGGTGCCGGTGGACACCGTGCTCCACCTCGACGCCGAGATCACCGCCGTGCACGGCCGGAAGATCTACTCCACCGCGACCGGCCGGATCGGTGGTCCGGACGGGCCTGTCGCGGTCCGCGCCGACGCCCTCTTCATCGAGGTCAAGGTCGACCACTTCGTCGACAACGGCCGCCCGGCCGAGATCCGGGCCGCGATGGCCGATCCGGACCAGGTCAAGCGGGCCCGTGCCTTCGAGGTGAACCCCTGA
- the dut gene encoding dUTP diphosphatase, whose protein sequence is MRRPVDVLIRLVDPDVPIPSYGHPGDAGADLVTTEAAELAPGERTVLPTGVSVAIPDGYAAFVHPRSGLAARCGVAFVNAPGTVDAGYRGEIKVIVINLDPRETVRFERFDRIAQLVVQQVEKVRFHEVAELPGSARGEGGFGSTGGHAAVDGARDGITQGGNSYASVVSDREGQ, encoded by the coding sequence ATGCGCCGTCCCGTCGATGTGCTGATCCGCCTGGTGGACCCGGACGTGCCGATCCCGTCGTACGGCCATCCGGGCGATGCGGGGGCCGACCTGGTGACCACCGAGGCCGCCGAGCTGGCTCCCGGCGAGCGGACCGTCCTGCCGACCGGGGTTTCCGTCGCCATCCCGGACGGGTACGCGGCCTTCGTGCATCCCCGATCCGGTCTCGCCGCCCGCTGCGGAGTCGCCTTCGTGAATGCCCCGGGGACGGTTGATGCCGGGTACCGTGGGGAGATCAAGGTGATCGTCATCAACCTCGATCCACGGGAGACCGTACGGTTCGAACGGTTCGACCGGATTGCCCAACTGGTCGTCCAGCAGGTCGAGAAGGTGCGCTTCCACGAGGTGGCGGAGCTTCCCGGTTCGGCGCGGGGCGAGGGGGGCTTCGGCTCCACCGGTGGCCACGCCGCCGTCGATGGCGCCAGGGACGGGATCACCCAGGGTGGGAACAGCTACGCTTCGGTCGTATCCGACCGGGAAGGACAGTGA